A window of the Bacteriovorax sp. PP10 genome harbors these coding sequences:
- a CDS encoding ABC transporter substrate-binding protein translates to MKSLLVATVLLLSAFAQSSFALDLDAVVKAGKLRIAVDTTYPPMEFESVEGKIIGLDVDLARALAAELKVKAEFIVMPWDGILAGLQSNRYDVIMSSMNITPERAAQVNFVPYISMGQVFVVKTSAKAVTNEKELNGRVVAVQVDTTSFNAVEAMKKAGVKIKEIKTFPGATDTFSALKANQADVIVTDEAVGKYYTGLDSKTFVVSGIAMKPEPIGIAVKKSDAKLFKALESAVKTIKANGSYAKIYKEWLKSAPPAL, encoded by the coding sequence ATGAAAAGTTTATTAGTTGCTACGGTTCTATTGCTTAGTGCTTTTGCACAATCATCTTTTGCACTTGATTTAGACGCAGTTGTTAAAGCTGGTAAGCTTCGCATTGCCGTTGATACAACTTACCCTCCAATGGAATTCGAATCAGTCGAAGGAAAGATCATTGGCCTAGACGTTGACCTGGCACGCGCCCTTGCTGCTGAGTTAAAAGTTAAAGCTGAATTCATCGTTATGCCTTGGGATGGAATTCTCGCAGGCCTTCAATCAAATCGTTACGACGTTATTATGTCTTCAATGAACATCACGCCAGAGAGAGCTGCACAGGTAAACTTCGTTCCTTATATTTCAATGGGACAAGTTTTTGTTGTTAAAACTTCTGCAAAAGCTGTGACGAATGAAAAAGAGCTTAACGGAAGAGTTGTGGCCGTTCAGGTTGACACCACTTCTTTCAATGCTGTTGAAGCAATGAAAAAAGCGGGAGTAAAAATTAAAGAAATCAAAACTTTCCCGGGAGCAACAGATACATTCAGTGCTCTTAAAGCAAATCAAGCTGACGTAATTGTCACAGATGAAGCTGTTGGAAAATACTACACAGGACTAGATTCAAAAACATTTGTCGTTTCTGGAATTGCCATGAAGCCAGAGCCAATTGGTATCGCGGTAAAAAAATCAGATGCAAAACTTTTTAAAGCACTTGAGAGTGCAGTAAAGACGATTAAAGCAAATGGATCGTACGCAAAGATTTACAAAGAATGGCTGAAGTCAGCTCCTCCGGCGCTATAA
- the apaG gene encoding Co2+/Mg2+ efflux protein ApaG, protein MEQQTEAIGPNEYYFETTQDILIEVFPSYVPERSAPESNQYFYAYKIKITNNSQTACRVIHRHWKIKDGNGKTYDVQGSGVVGEQPMLAPGEFYEYTSFCPLHSPYGNMRGKYQMIDQFGERFWVTVPVFFFRPPRDMSPGPSVIQ, encoded by the coding sequence ATGGAACAGCAGACTGAAGCTATCGGGCCAAACGAATACTATTTTGAAACGACTCAAGACATCTTAATCGAAGTTTTTCCAAGCTACGTTCCTGAGAGATCTGCTCCAGAGAGCAACCAGTACTTTTACGCTTACAAAATCAAAATCACGAACAACAGTCAGACCGCTTGTCGCGTTATCCACCGTCATTGGAAAATCAAAGATGGAAATGGAAAAACTTACGACGTTCAAGGTTCAGGAGTTGTTGGCGAGCAGCCAATGCTTGCTCCAGGTGAATTCTACGAATACACAAGTTTTTGTCCACTTCACTCTCCGTATGGGAACATGCGCGGGAAATATCAAATGATCGATCAGTTTGGAGAGCGTTTCTGGGTCACAGTCCCAGTATTCTTCTTCAGACCACCAAGAGATATGAGTCCAGGGCCATCAGTCATTCAATAA
- a CDS encoding high-potential iron-sulfur protein, producing the protein MTEEKNLNRRSFFGMVVAAATIVPFVLKSVKAEAAACPATAPAGKAVAVEGVGMAKGLDYVADAKSSKNAKHKAGDTCANCKYYNDKKADGGYAPCTMMGMKFVTNCGWCKSHLTK; encoded by the coding sequence ATGACAGAAGAAAAAAATCTCAATCGTCGCTCATTTTTCGGAATGGTCGTAGCAGCAGCTACAATTGTTCCTTTCGTACTAAAATCTGTGAAGGCAGAGGCAGCAGCATGCCCGGCAACTGCACCAGCTGGAAAAGCTGTAGCTGTAGAAGGTGTGGGAATGGCAAAAGGCCTGGACTACGTTGCTGATGCGAAGTCATCAAAAAATGCTAAGCATAAGGCCGGTGATACTTGCGCAAACTGCAAGTACTACAATGATAAAAAAGCTGATGGTGGATATGCACCATGTACTATGATGGGAATGAAATTCGTAACAAATTGCGGATGGTGTAAGTCTCACTTAACGAAATAA
- a CDS encoding tRNA-uridine aminocarboxypropyltransferase — MEQLNIEYNFTSESRSFCQDCDFLKSRCLCDTLKVIPNNVHLIVLQHPSESKHPLNTVRIMKKSFKEMTVLVGENFTSDLILNTLLCDPNNECALLYPGDEATVLNADAPKAQITHLILLDGTWRKAKKIFMLSHNLHTLPSIKLAPETTSDYRIRKAPSDQSLSTLEASTMALQYLEPTLDTSAAILSFQKMVDFQIKKMGREVYQTNYLDKKKD, encoded by the coding sequence ATGGAACAACTTAATATCGAATACAACTTCACGAGTGAGAGTCGATCATTTTGTCAGGATTGTGACTTTCTAAAATCGAGATGCCTTTGTGACACTTTAAAAGTGATCCCTAACAATGTTCACCTGATTGTTCTTCAACATCCAAGTGAAAGCAAACACCCGCTGAACACTGTTCGCATTATGAAAAAAAGTTTTAAAGAGATGACTGTGCTTGTGGGTGAGAACTTCACGAGTGATTTAATACTTAACACTCTTTTATGTGATCCAAACAATGAGTGTGCTCTTCTCTACCCTGGAGATGAGGCCACTGTTTTAAATGCGGATGCACCTAAAGCACAAATCACTCACTTGATTCTTCTAGATGGAACGTGGAGAAAAGCAAAAAAGATTTTTATGCTTTCACACAACCTTCATACACTTCCCTCAATTAAACTTGCTCCTGAAACAACTTCTGACTACAGAATCAGAAAAGCTCCAAGTGATCAGTCACTTTCAACACTAGAAGCAAGTACAATGGCCTTGCAATACCTAGAGCCCACACTTGATACCAGTGCTGCGATTTTATCATTTCAAAAGATGGTAGATTTTCAGATTAAAAAGATGGGACGAGAAGTTTATCAGACCAATTATTTAGACAAAAAAAAGGATTGA